The following coding sequences are from one Rathayibacter sp. SW19 window:
- the carA gene encoding glutamine-hydrolyzing carbamoyl-phosphate synthase small subunit: MVEPAPAVLVLEDGSRYVGRAYGAEGRTLGEAVFSTGMTGYQETLTDPSYAGQIVMMTAPHIGNTGVNDEDMESSRIWVAGFVVREPSRVVSNFRAQRSLDDELIAGGIVGISGIDTRAVTRHIRSVGAMRAGIFSGAEFALSDADQLELVCAGAQMAGRNLSAEVSTPHAYLIPASSERIGSVAVLDLGVKLSTLRYLAARGFDVHVLPERVTAEEVLALGPDALFYSNGPGDPAASDAAVQLLQAILKAGLPYFGICFGNQLLGRALGFGTYKLPFGHRGINQPVLDKTTGRVEITAQNHGFAVDAPLDTVIDSPAGFGRVEVSHFSLNDNVVEGLNCLDLPAFSVQYHPEAAAGPHDANYLFDRFREMVLAETIPAETIPDESIQTKESD, from the coding sequence GTGGTCGAACCTGCTCCCGCCGTCCTCGTACTCGAAGACGGCTCACGATACGTCGGCCGAGCATACGGTGCCGAAGGCCGCACGCTCGGCGAGGCAGTATTCTCCACCGGAATGACCGGCTACCAGGAGACTCTGACCGATCCGTCCTATGCCGGCCAGATCGTGATGATGACCGCCCCACATATCGGCAACACCGGGGTCAATGACGAGGACATGGAGTCTTCGCGCATCTGGGTGGCCGGCTTCGTCGTGCGCGAGCCCTCGCGCGTCGTGTCGAACTTCCGTGCACAGCGCAGCCTCGACGACGAACTGATCGCAGGCGGCATTGTAGGAATCAGCGGCATCGATACGCGCGCAGTCACCCGGCACATCCGATCGGTCGGAGCCATGCGAGCGGGCATATTTTCCGGCGCAGAATTTGCGCTCTCAGACGCCGATCAGCTCGAACTTGTATGCGCCGGGGCGCAGATGGCCGGCCGCAACCTCTCCGCCGAAGTGTCAACGCCTCATGCCTACCTGATCCCGGCCTCCAGTGAACGGATCGGCTCCGTCGCAGTGCTCGACCTCGGAGTGAAGCTGTCAACACTGCGCTACCTGGCCGCACGCGGGTTCGACGTGCACGTTCTGCCGGAGCGGGTCACCGCAGAAGAGGTGCTGGCCCTGGGGCCGGACGCGCTGTTCTACTCGAACGGGCCGGGCGACCCCGCCGCGTCGGATGCCGCGGTGCAGCTGCTTCAGGCAATCCTGAAGGCCGGACTCCCGTACTTCGGCATCTGCTTCGGAAACCAGCTTCTCGGCCGCGCGCTCGGCTTCGGCACGTACAAGCTTCCATTCGGCCATCGTGGCATCAATCAACCGGTACTCGATAAAACCACCGGCCGCGTGGAGATCACGGCGCAGAATCACGGCTTCGCAGTGGACGCACCGCTGGACACAGTGATCGATTCCCCGGCAGGCTTCGGCAGGGTGGAAGTCAGCCACTTCAGCCTGAACGACAACGTGGTCGAAGGCTTGAACTGCCTCGACCTGCCTGCGTTCAGTGTGCAGTATCACCCAGAGGCGGCAGCGGGCCCGCACGATGCCAACTATCTGTTCGACCGTTTCCGCGAGATGGTGCTTGCCGAAACAATCCCAGCCGAAACAATCCCGGATGAATCAATCCAAACGAAGGAGAGCGACTAA
- the carB gene encoding carbamoyl-phosphate synthase large subunit: protein MPKRDDIASVLVIGSGPIVIGQACEFDYSGTQACRVLREEGVRVILVNSNPATIMTDPDFADATYIEPITWQVIETIIAKEKPDAILPTLGGQTALNAAMELHEHGILQKYGVELIGAKFEAIQKGENRQTFKDLVIEAGAEVARSHIAHTVDEALGFADDLGYPLVVRPSFTMGGLGSGFAYTEAELRRIVGDGIHQSPTSEVLLEESILGWKEYELELMRDSADNTVVVCSIENVDPVGVHTGDSITVAPALTLTDREFQRMRDVGIDIIRAVGVDTGGCNIQFAIDPANGRMIVIEMNPRVSRSSALASKATGFPIAKIAAKLAIGYRLDEIPNDITRVTPASFEPTLDYVVVKVPRFAFEKFPAADATLTTTMKSVGEAMAIGRNYASALQKALRSLEKRGSSFHWGPQELSVTELLEQAKTPTDGRIVTVQQALRAGASIEQVFEATKIDPWFIDQIVLINEIAQEVRDAETLDTDTVRRAKDHGFSDAQLGQLRGFGEAEVREVRHILGVRPVYKTVDTCAGEFPALTPYHYSSYDDETEVSPSDARKVVILGSGPNRIGQGVEFDYSCVHASFALRDAGYETIMINCNPETVSTDYDTSDRLYFEPLTLEDVLEVIHAESASGELVGVIVQLGGQTALGLAKGLKAAGVTILGTSPEAIDLAEERGLFSEILQQAGLLAPRNGTAFDAAGAEAIADEIGYPVLVRPSYVLGGRGMEIVYGPAALVDYFTKMDGQGIVGPSHPLLVDRFLEDATEIDVDALFDGTQLYIGGVMEHIEEAGIHSGDSSCTLPPVTLGRAEIDRVREATQLIAEGIGVQGLLNVQFAIGAGVLYVLEANPRASRTVPFVSKALGIPLAKAAARIMAGESIDELKAIGLLAQQDGSVIPLDSPISVKEAVLPFKRFRTPEGKIVDSVLGPEMRSTGEVMGIDTDFPRAFAKSQAAAYGGIPLSGTVFVSVSDRDKRSIVLPVLRLQQLGYRIVATAGTAEVLNRNGIAAQIVRKFSDDENADEPSIVELINHGEIDIVINTPSGGAARADGYEIRAASVAEDKALFTTIAELNAAVASIDAVRDGFQVRSLQEYAADRAARA from the coding sequence ATGCCCAAGCGCGACGACATCGCGAGCGTTCTCGTCATCGGATCCGGCCCGATCGTGATCGGCCAGGCCTGCGAATTCGACTATTCGGGAACGCAAGCGTGCCGCGTGCTGCGCGAGGAGGGCGTGCGTGTCATCCTGGTCAATTCGAATCCGGCAACGATCATGACAGACCCTGACTTCGCAGACGCGACGTACATCGAGCCGATCACCTGGCAGGTCATCGAGACCATCATCGCCAAGGAGAAGCCCGACGCGATCCTGCCGACGCTCGGCGGTCAGACCGCCCTCAACGCCGCGATGGAACTGCACGAACACGGCATCCTGCAAAAATACGGCGTCGAGTTGATCGGCGCGAAATTCGAGGCGATCCAAAAGGGCGAGAATCGGCAGACCTTCAAAGATCTCGTGATCGAAGCGGGCGCAGAAGTTGCACGCTCACACATTGCGCACACGGTCGACGAAGCACTCGGCTTCGCAGATGACCTCGGCTATCCGCTCGTGGTCAGGCCGTCGTTCACCATGGGAGGGCTGGGCAGCGGGTTCGCGTACACGGAAGCCGAGCTGCGTCGGATCGTCGGTGACGGTATCCATCAGTCGCCGACGAGCGAGGTGCTCCTCGAGGAGTCCATCCTCGGCTGGAAGGAATACGAACTCGAACTGATGCGAGACAGTGCAGACAACACTGTGGTGGTGTGTTCGATCGAGAACGTCGACCCGGTCGGCGTGCACACGGGCGACTCGATCACCGTCGCACCGGCACTCACCCTGACCGACCGGGAATTCCAGCGGATGCGCGACGTCGGAATCGACATCATCCGTGCGGTCGGCGTCGACACCGGCGGCTGCAACATCCAGTTCGCGATCGACCCGGCAAACGGCCGGATGATCGTCATCGAGATGAACCCACGCGTGTCGCGCTCGAGCGCGCTCGCCTCGAAAGCGACCGGATTTCCGATCGCCAAGATCGCAGCGAAGCTGGCAATCGGCTATCGCCTCGACGAGATCCCGAACGACATTACGCGGGTAACACCGGCATCATTCGAACCGACGCTCGACTACGTCGTCGTCAAGGTGCCGAGATTCGCGTTCGAAAAGTTCCCAGCCGCGGATGCAACGCTGACTACGACCATGAAGTCCGTCGGAGAAGCGATGGCGATCGGGCGCAACTATGCCAGCGCGCTGCAGAAGGCGTTGCGCTCGCTCGAGAAACGCGGCTCCTCGTTCCATTGGGGCCCACAGGAACTCAGCGTCACCGAGCTGCTTGAACAGGCCAAGACGCCGACGGACGGGCGGATCGTCACCGTTCAGCAGGCGCTGCGCGCCGGCGCTTCGATCGAGCAGGTGTTCGAGGCGACGAAAATCGACCCATGGTTCATCGACCAGATCGTGTTGATCAATGAGATTGCGCAAGAGGTGCGCGACGCAGAAACACTCGACACCGACACCGTGCGGCGGGCGAAGGACCACGGCTTCTCGGATGCCCAGCTCGGCCAACTCCGCGGCTTCGGGGAGGCGGAGGTGCGCGAAGTGCGGCACATCCTCGGGGTGCGGCCGGTGTACAAAACTGTGGACACCTGTGCCGGGGAGTTCCCGGCGCTCACGCCGTACCACTACTCGAGCTATGACGATGAGACCGAGGTCAGCCCGAGCGACGCCCGCAAGGTTGTCATCCTCGGCTCCGGCCCGAACCGTATCGGGCAGGGTGTCGAGTTCGATTACAGCTGCGTGCACGCCTCGTTCGCACTGCGCGATGCTGGTTACGAGACCATCATGATCAACTGCAACCCGGAGACCGTGTCGACGGACTACGACACCAGCGACAGGTTGTACTTCGAGCCGCTGACACTGGAAGACGTGCTCGAGGTCATCCATGCCGAGAGTGCGAGCGGAGAACTCGTCGGGGTGATCGTGCAGCTCGGCGGACAAACTGCGCTCGGGCTGGCGAAGGGCCTGAAGGCCGCCGGTGTAACGATCCTCGGTACGAGCCCGGAGGCGATCGACCTGGCAGAAGAACGGGGGCTCTTCTCGGAGATCCTGCAGCAGGCCGGTTTGCTTGCCCCACGCAATGGCACCGCATTCGATGCCGCTGGTGCCGAAGCGATCGCAGACGAGATCGGTTACCCGGTTCTGGTTCGGCCAAGTTACGTGCTCGGCGGGCGTGGCATGGAGATCGTGTACGGCCCAGCCGCGTTGGTCGACTATTTTACGAAGATGGATGGCCAGGGAATCGTCGGCCCGTCGCACCCGCTGCTGGTCGACCGCTTTCTCGAAGACGCGACGGAAATCGACGTCGACGCCCTGTTCGACGGCACGCAGCTGTATATCGGCGGTGTCATGGAACACATCGAGGAGGCCGGAATCCACTCCGGCGATTCGAGTTGCACGTTGCCGCCCGTCACGCTCGGGCGTGCAGAAATCGACCGCGTTCGGGAGGCCACCCAGCTGATCGCAGAGGGCATCGGCGTGCAAGGCCTGCTGAACGTGCAGTTTGCAATCGGTGCGGGTGTTCTCTATGTGCTCGAGGCGAACCCTCGCGCAAGCCGTACCGTGCCGTTCGTTTCGAAGGCTCTCGGAATCCCGCTCGCAAAGGCTGCTGCGCGGATCATGGCGGGGGAGAGTATTGACGAGTTGAAGGCGATCGGACTGCTCGCACAGCAAGACGGCTCCGTCATCCCGCTGGATTCGCCGATCTCAGTCAAGGAGGCCGTGCTTCCCTTCAAGCGTTTCCGCACCCCGGAGGGAAAGATCGTCGACTCAGTGCTCGGACCCGAGATGCGTTCGACCGGTGAGGTGATGGGCATCGACACCGACTTTCCGCGCGCATTCGCGAAGAGCCAGGCGGCTGCGTACGGTGGTATTCCGCTCAGCGGCACCGTGTTCGTCTCGGTCTCGGACCGAGACAAGCGATCAATCGTTCTGCCGGTGCTTCGACTGCAGCAACTCGGCTATCGGATCGTGGCGACGGCGGGCACCGCTGAGGTGTTGAACCGCAACGGCATTGCCGCGCAGATCGTGCGCAAGTTCAGCGACGATGAGAACGCGGATGAACCGTCGATCGTAGAGCTGATCAATCACGGCGAGATCGACATCGTGATCAACACGCCAAGCGGTGGCGCAGCGCGTGCCGACGGGTACGAAATCCGCGCCGCGAGCGTCGCAGAAGACAAGGCGTTGTTCACGACCATCGCAGAATTGAACGCCGCCGTCGCATCGATCGACGCAGTTCGCGATGGTTTCCAGGTTCGGTCACTGCAGGAGTACGCGGCAGACCGCGCTGCGCGCGCATGA